The Candidatus Nanosynbacter sp. HMT-352 region TATTTATAAAACGCACCCGACTTTTCAACTATACCGTGCGTTGCCGCCAAATCCAGGATATCGCCAGTTTTACTAATTCCCTCGTTGTACATAATATCAAATTCAGCCACACGGAACGGCGGCGCAATCTTATTTTTCACGACCTTAATTTTCGTGCGGTTACCAATAATATCATCGCCAACTTTAATCTGACCAATTCGACGAATATCAATTCGCTGCGACGCGTAAAATTTCAACGCATTACCGCCAGTTGTCGTTTCAGGATTACCAAACATCACGCCAATTTTCATACGGATCTGATTGATAAAGATAACCGTAGCTTTTGATTTATTGATAATTCCTGTCAATTTACGTAGAGCCTGGCTCATCAATCGAGCCTGAAGACCCATATGAGAATCACCCATATCGCCATCAATTTCAGCCTGTGGCGTCAAGGCAGCCACCGAGTCAACTATCACCAAATCCACCGCGTTAGAACGGACCAACGTCTCCGTAATTTCCAATGCTTGCTCGCCGTTATCTGGCTGAGAAACCAACAAATTTTCCGTG contains the following coding sequences:
- the recA gene encoding recombinase RecA, yielding MAKSDSKTVNPEKSSQASDKKVDEGKLKALGLAMDQITKQFGDGSIMKLGEAHKVDVEVIPSGALSLDLALGGGYPKGRIIEIYGPESSGKTTLTLHAIAEIQKQGGTAAFIDAEHALDPAYAKRLGVDTENLLVSQPDNGEQALEITETLVRSNAVDLVIVDSVAALTPQAEIDGDMGDSHMGLQARLMSQALRKLTGIINKSKATVIFINQIRMKIGVMFGNPETTTGGNALKFYASQRIDIRRIGQIKVGDDIIGNRTKIKVVKNKIAPPFRVAEFDIMYNEGISKTGDILDLAATHGIVEKSGAFYKYNGETIGQGRDKTKTYLKENPEVLAEIDQKVRDKVKEVEN